The sequence ATTTTCATCAAAACCGTCGCACCAGGCACCTCCGTCAGTTACAACCGCACCTGGAGAGCTGCTGAATCCCGAAGTATCGCAACCGTTGCCGCAGGATATGCGGACGGCTATCCCAGAGCTCTCTCCAACAAAGGACGTGTCGTTATCAATGGAAAATCCTGCCCGCAGGTCGGCACGGTTACCATGGACCAGATCATGATCGATCTCGGCAAGGAACATGATGTAAAAACCGGGGATAAAGCTATATTATTCGGATGGGAAGGCCCTACGGCCGACGACATTGCAGGAAGTATCGGAAGTATCAGCTATGAAGTGCTCTGTTCGGTATCGAACAGGGTCGTCCGTATTTTTATCTGAAGCAACAACCGTTCCGCAATCATGAATCCCCTTGACAGGCTTGCTGTCAGGCTGAGCCTGACCAGAGCTGAAATCTCTGTCATCTCCATTCTCGTAATCTTTCTTGTGCTGGGCGAGGCAGTCAGAAATTTCCGGTCGGTACGCGATGCAGATATTCTTGTAAAACAAAAAGAACGCGAACAGTTTTCCGAAAGAGAAACCGACAGCATGCTCGCCATAGCATCAGGTTATGCAAATAACCTTTCTGCGGCAGGAACTCCCGGCACTCCCGAAGCATTGACCAATGCTGATGAAGCGATCTATTCCGGAGATTTTGAAGAAGAAAATCCTCCGAAAAAGAAAACGGCACGACGTTCCGGAAAAAAGGTATTCAGCGGAACCATAGCGTTCAATAAAGCCTCGGAGAAACAGCTCCAGCAGATTTCAGGAGTCGGACCGGTTATGGCGAAACGACTCGTTACGTTCAGGGCCTCCAAAGGCGGCAGAATAGAACGGCATGAAGAGTTGCTTGAAGTCAAGGGTATTGGAAAAAAGAAACTGGAAATCCTAAAAAAGCATCTTACGCTTGAGTAAATGAGTAGAAGTCAAATAGCCTGTGCAATAGGAAACACCAGTAGTGCTTTTGTGCGGATAAAATCTTCCGGTTCAGGCAGTTATGTGGTAACTGCCTGCAAAGTCCTGCCACTTGGAAGGGAAGCTTTCGAAGGGAAAAAACAGGCGCGTTCCATGAAAAAGCTGCTTGCACTTGCTGACGAGTGGCGAGGAGAGGCTCTGGCTCTCTGTTTCTGTCCCGGCGCCTATTTTCCGCTCCATGCCTACTTTCCGTGCAACGCTCCGAAAGAAGCCTGCGCGGATTACTGCCGTATCGAAGCGGCACATTTTCTGCACCAGCCTGAAGAGTTCCTGCACGACAATACGGCATATGCCGATTCTGCCGCGGCAAATAATCTTGAAAAGCACCTTGTGCTTTTCTACCGCGCCGAGCCCTTCAAAACACTTTCCATCGGATTCGCAGAACGTCATCCCCTTCTTTTCTGCGGCTCTCCACTTATTCCCGCACTGCATCACTCGCTTGCCATTAAAGAAAAAACCGCATTTCTTGATCTTGAAAACACCCATGTAGTGCTTACCGTGGCAAATAAGGGAAAGCTGGAATATTTCAACTGCCACCCGGTGAAGGAGAGAAAAGAAGCCGAATACTTCGCGATTCACGAACTGCAAAGCAACCCGCTCATCCATGACTGTGCGATTCAGGCAGGAGGATCTCTTTTCGATAAAACCATGACCACCCTGCTCGAAAAAGAAACCTCCTGCCATGTTGTACCGCCAGGTCTTCCCGACGGTGTACACTTTTCTGGCCGGGACAGTTCGGTCTGCCGGTCTTCAGCAGCAGTAAAAGCGATCTGTACCGCCGTGATGGCGATTGAAAACTGACGTCGCCCTCTTTCCCCCGGTGAACAAACATTTTTCGGAAAGGGCGACCCCATTTTCAGACAGAGCGCCACTCTGCCGAGGGGTCGTCCCTGCAAAAACGATACGACTCAGGCCTCCTTCTGCCTTGCGGCAATAACCTCGGCAATCTGCACGGCATTGGTAGCTGCACCTTTTCTGAGATTGTCGGCAACAATCCACATATTCAGAGTCTTCGGATTCCAGAAATCGCGCCGTATTCGTCCGGCAAACACCTCGTCGCGTTCGTATGAGGTGAGCGGCATGGGGTAGATTCGCGCCGAAGGATCGTCCTGAAGCAGGATACCGGGAGACGAAGCCAGAAGAGTGCGGAGTTCGTCGATATCGAACTCGTTTTCAAGCTCGATATTCAACGATTCGCCGTGCCCGCCGTAAACCGGAATACGCACCGTGGTCGGAGAAACCGCCAAAGCTTCATCGCCCATGATCTTGCGGGTTTCGTTAACCATTTTCATCTCTTCCTTCGTGTATCCGTTTTCGGTAAAGGTATCGATCTGCGGAACGGCGTTGAAGGCGATCTGGTGAAAATGAGTGAACTGCTCCTGCTCCTCTCCGGCAAGCTCGCTTTCGAGAGCGTCCCTGCCTGCCTTGCCTTTGCCGGTTACCGACTGATAGGTTGAAACGACCACCCGCTTCACGCCGTACCGGTCGTGCAGCGGCTTGAGTACAACCACCATCTGAATGGTCGAACAATTGGGATTGGCAATAATGCTCTCAGGAGTGCCGTCTGCCTTGAATATAGCTTCAGGATTGACCTCGGGCACAACAAGAGGAATACCGGGCTCCATACGGAATGCCGAAGAGTTATCGATAACAACCGCCCCGGCAGCTGCTGCGACTGGAGCCCACTCCCTGCTTGCCGATGCCCCGGCAGAGAAAAGCGCGATATCGACATTGCGGAAAATCTCCCCGGATGGGACTGCGGTAATGAACTCCCTGCCTTTAAACCGGACAATCTGGCCGGCGCTTCTCGGAGAGGCCAGCGGAACGAGTTCGTCGACGGGAAAATTTCTCTCTTCAAGTACCTGGATCATGGTGCGCCCGACAAGTCCGGTCGCTCCGAGCACCGCAACACGGTAGCGGAAATCTGAACTGCTCATACGTAGTTTCAATGGTTCTTTAATAATTCAAAACAAGTTTTCCTGAATGGTCGTTGAGGTACTCCGCATACTCTTTGATGCGTCCCTCCTTCGCATACCCTTCACATTCGACTTCATAGGCGAGAAGAATTTCGACAATATGCTCCCACCCATCTTCCCGAACGAGTTTATTGCGCACTTGCGACACTTTCGGCAAGCCTTTAAGATAGG comes from Chlorobium limicola DSM 245 and encodes:
- a CDS encoding ComEA family DNA-binding protein, with the protein product MNPLDRLAVRLSLTRAEISVISILVIFLVLGEAVRNFRSVRDADILVKQKEREQFSERETDSMLAIASGYANNLSAAGTPGTPEALTNADEAIYSGDFEEENPPKKKTARRSGKKVFSGTIAFNKASEKQLQQISGVGPVMAKRLVTFRASKGGRIERHEELLEVKGIGKKKLEILKKHLTLE
- a CDS encoding aspartate-semialdehyde dehydrogenase — translated: MSSSDFRYRVAVLGATGLVGRTMIQVLEERNFPVDELVPLASPRSAGQIVRFKGREFITAVPSGEIFRNVDIALFSAGASASREWAPVAAAAGAVVIDNSSAFRMEPGIPLVVPEVNPEAIFKADGTPESIIANPNCSTIQMVVVLKPLHDRYGVKRVVVSTYQSVTGKGKAGRDALESELAGEEQEQFTHFHQIAFNAVPQIDTFTENGYTKEEMKMVNETRKIMGDEALAVSPTTVRIPVYGGHGESLNIELENEFDIDELRTLLASSPGILLQDDPSARIYPMPLTSYERDEVFAGRIRRDFWNPKTLNMWIVADNLRKGAATNAVQIAEVIAARQKEA